The window CCCCGCGTCATCTCGTCGACCGCAGTGCCGTGGCCGAGGTGCTGATCACCGACTGGCGGCGGCTGGGCCCCGACACGTTCCGGCTGGGCGCGCAGTGGCCGCGCGGGCACCACTTCTACGCGCCGATCGCGGGCGCCTGGTACGACCCCCTGCTCACAGCGGAGTCGCTACGGCAGGCCTCCGTCCTGGTCGGCCAGACGTACTACGGCGTCCCGGCGGACCATCACTTCACCATCGCCGAACTGGAGTTCGAGGTCGTACCGGGCGTCATCCTGCTCGGCACCCGCCCCGCCGAGATGCGCCTGGAGGCCGCGGCCACCGACGTCCGGGGCGCCACGGACCGTCACGGCCCCCCGACCGCGCTCACCCTGGAGGCCGACCTGCTGCGCGGCGACGACTTCGCCGGCGCGGGACGGCTGACCCTGCACGCGTCCGCCCCCCGGGACCCCGCCGCAGGGGAGGGCGGCGGGTACCCGTCCCTGCCCGACCCCGTGCCTCCCGCGATCGTGGGCCGCCTCGACGAACGCGACGTCGTCCTCGGCGTCCCCCGCTCCGCCGCCGCCCGCCGGGGCCTGAACTGGGACCTGCGGATCGACCCCGGCCACCCGGTGCTCTTCGACCACCCCACCCACGAGATCCCCGGCATGGTGCTCCTGGAGGCCGCCCGCCAGGCCGTACAGGCGGCCTGCGCCCCGTACCGCGTGCTCCCCGTGGAACTGCGCAGCGCCTTCCACTTCCCCCTGGCCCTGGGCCTCCCCTGCCGTGTCTCCGCGACCAGGCTCCCCGCGCAGGACGCGAGCGAGGACGCCGCGATCCGGGTCACCGCGTGGCAGTCCGGACGGCTGGCCTTCGACAGCCTCGTGGTGGCCAGCCTGTGCGACTGAAGGGGGACAGGAGAATTCTTCAGGACACTCCTAGGGGGTGGCGCGGCCGTCGTTCCCGTCCGGCTTCGGCTCGGCCAGTTGTGCCGTGCAGTACGCCGTGACGTTCCGCGCACCGCCCGCCGCCGCCACGAGACGCTGCCAGACCATCGCGTTCATGACCCGGCCGTTTCCCCCGACCGTCCGATAGTCGCGGCAGTCGTCCTCGGTGGCCGGGGCGGGGGCCGGGGGACCGTCGTCCGCCGGGAACCCCGCCGCGCCGATCACGCCCATGACGACACCGACCAGCACGAGACCGCCGAACAGCACGGAGAGCGCCGTCCGTAGAGACCGCCCCGGGGACCGCCGTTCCCGGGGCTCCCCGTCGCCCCGGCGGCGGGCACGGGTCCGGTGGTCCCCGGCGTCCCGCGCGGCGCGGAACGCGGCCACGGCCCGCTGCTCGGCCTCGGCGTCGACTCCGTCCCGGACGAGGGAGGCGACGATCAGCGCCTCGACCTCGGCGTCGAGCAGGGCGGGACGGGCACCACGGCCGGCGGCACGGCCGGGAGGCCCGCCGCCGCTCTGCCGTTCACCCATGCCCGACACCCATGTCCCATCCCGTCCCTGCTCGGTTCCCGCTCGGTCCCGCTCGACCCACTCGCCCGCACGGCCGCACGCCCGCACCGCCGCCGGGCCACCAGTACGTCCCGCACGTCCGGCCTGTTCACGGCGGATCTGCCGCGCGGTCCCGTCAGCCCCGCCGGCGAAGCTGAGCTTCGTTCACGTCGACTCCCCCAGCGTCCGGGGAGCCTCATCCGTCACACCCTCCGCGCCCAACTGCCGGGCGAGGCGCCTGATCCCCCGGTAGGCGGCCGTGCGGACCGCGCCCGGCCGCTTGCCGAGGACGCGCGCGGCGGCCGGGCCGTCGAGGCCGACCACGACGCGCAGCAGCACGGCCTCGGCCTGGTCGCGGGGCAGACCGCGGACCAGCTCCAGGGCGTGCGCGGTGGACAGGGCCTCCAGCGCCTGGTCGTGCGTGCTGTGCGGCCCGGGCAGGTCCAGGACGTCCTGTTCCAGCACGGCCGGCCGGGGCCGTACCCGCTGCCGGCGCAGATGGTCCAGCGCCCGGTGCCGGGCGATGGTCGCCGTCCAGCCGCGGAAACCGGCCCCGTCGCCCTGGAACCGGCCGAGGTCCCGGGCGATCTCCAGCCAGGCGTCGGACGCCACGTCCTCCGCGTCGTCCCCGACCAGGCCGCGCAGATAGCCGAGCAGGCCGGGCTGCACCAGCCGGTAGGCGACCGCGAAGGCCGCCTCGTCTCCCTGTTGGGCGCGCGCGACGGCCGCGCCCAGTTCCCCGTCGTACGCCCGCATGTGCCGGGGCGCCGCTCCCTGACCCACGTACCCGTCCCCGTCCGTACCGAGTGCGCGCCCTCCCGTACCACGCCCCCACGCTGATCAGCGCCGGTGCGCGCGGATGTGTCACAGCGCGTCAGACGCCCGGCGGCCGACCACCGTTCGGGTCAACCCGACCCGCCGTCCTCGGGAGCGCCGGCCCGTTGAGGTTTGGGCCAAGTGACGTACCGGGGAGCTCTGTGAGGCGATGCAACCGCCCGACGAAAGGCGAGCGCCGTATGCCCTCTCCCCTCCTGCGCACCGCCGTCGCCACCGCTCTGGCCCTCGGTGCCCTCGGTCTGGCCCAGCCCGCCCGGGCCTCGTCCTCGGACGGCGTGTACACCGTCCGGGTGCCGGACGGCGATCCGCACAAACGGTCCCTCGCCCCG of the Streptomyces koelreuteriae genome contains:
- a CDS encoding ScbA/BarX family gamma-butyrolactone biosynthesis protein, with translation MSHTDPTPKALTLPRPPDAGPEADLRFVRTAPRHLVDRSAVAEVLITDWRRLGPDTFRLGAQWPRGHHFYAPIAGAWYDPLLTAESLRQASVLVGQTYYGVPADHHFTIAELEFEVVPGVILLGTRPAEMRLEAAATDVRGATDRHGPPTALTLEADLLRGDDFAGAGRLTLHASAPRDPAAGEGGGYPSLPDPVPPAIVGRLDERDVVLGVPRSAAARRGLNWDLRIDPGHPVLFDHPTHEIPGMVLLEAARQAVQAACAPYRVLPVELRSAFHFPLALGLPCRVSATRLPAQDASEDAAIRVTAWQSGRLAFDSLVVASLCD
- a CDS encoding RNA polymerase sigma factor, whose product is MGQGAAPRHMRAYDGELGAAVARAQQGDEAAFAVAYRLVQPGLLGYLRGLVGDDAEDVASDAWLEIARDLGRFQGDGAGFRGWTATIARHRALDHLRRQRVRPRPAVLEQDVLDLPGPHSTHDQALEALSTAHALELVRGLPRDQAEAVLLRVVVGLDGPAAARVLGKRPGAVRTAAYRGIRRLARQLGAEGVTDEAPRTLGEST